The Cyanobacterium sp. T60_A2020_053 DNA segment ATTCATTAAAAATCGAGTTTTTTCTAATTGTTGATTAGTCAAATCAGGGCGATTATTTAGCACCGCACGAATCCACTCATCATGAATTTGGTCACTCCATCTAGGACGAAATATTCTTTTCAATGCTAAGTGCATGAAAATATCTCGGAGTTGAGCAGGGAAAAGGACACAGGAATCAAGTACAGCCGTTACCTTGCGGTGATAAAAAATTTGCTCAATTTTATTCATAACCTAACTTTAATTCTTGGGCTTGTTGGGCTAATTCTGCAAGATTTTTTAGTCTTTGTTCATCAATTTTGTTTTTATAATTAATAACATCTTCTGCTCTTAATCTACGATGTTTTCCTACCTTTCGAAAAGGAATTGGTAATTCTCCTGATTCAAGTAAATCAATTAAATATTGACGACTAACTTCTAATATTTCTGATGCTTTTGTAGTTGAAATTTCTTGACTATTAGGAACTAAGATAAGAGAGTGACCTTGAGCAACTTCATAGAGTATTTGCTCCATAAAATTAAGTAAATCAACAGGTAAATTTACTGTTTCATTTTCTGCTATTTTTTCAATGTTAAT contains these protein-coding regions:
- a CDS encoding helix-turn-helix domain-containing protein produces the protein MNRIAYKNIMTIKLTASEEIKQVAQNFLANKLKINIEKIAENETVNLPVDLLNFMEQILYEVAQGHSLILVPNSQEISTTKASEILEVSRQYLIDLLESGELPIPFRKVGKHRRLRAEDVINYKNKIDEQRLKNLAELAQQAQELKLGYE